From Pongo pygmaeus isolate AG05252 chromosome 1, NHGRI_mPonPyg2-v2.0_pri, whole genome shotgun sequence, one genomic window encodes:
- the P3R3URF gene encoding PIK3R3 upstream open reading frame protein isoform X3, producing MGPSQLVRGPRPQGMRSPYRRPGMGWPRPRFPRMFKCSRRRYQQGLRGRTASSAAINPATRAMGINNTHTDTTIVWIFPPQVLRHLRQPGIFLIL from the exons ATGGGGCCATCTCAGCTTGTCCGTGGCCCTCGGCCCCAGGGCATGCGTTCCCCCTACCGCAGGCCAGGTATGGGCTGGCCCAGGCCCCGGTTTCCCAGAATGTTCAAGTGTAGCCGCAGAAGATATCAGCAGGGTCTCCGAGGTCGAACTGCCAGCAGTGCAGCCATCAATCCTGCCACCAGGGCCATGGGTATCAACAACACCCACACTGACACCACCATAGTgtggatcttcccacctcaag TTCTCAGACATCTCAGGCAACCTGGGATTTTTCTGATCCTCTAG